In one Arthrobacter jinronghuae genomic region, the following are encoded:
- a CDS encoding phosphotransferase, with translation MQSIPDYRRTAARRPWAELPAVLQLRLRTYLGGSITSVQPAGGGFTPGFAAVLGNDAGVRVFVKAAPASDTVTYRSYVRESQVVPLMPAGMPMPALLAAECLAAEGTDWQLLVYEAVDGRMPGQPWTSADLLAVEDSCNTAAGLLANFPQDAAGRPVAEDMARIPSAFEPVAEGGPAPWFLPTLSAEQARTFSGLLELCPEALAGDAVLHGDLRPDNILISSGQALFCDWNFLGTGAPWLDWVGVLPYVRGDGFDVDAELRRSALTRDVPADHIDAWLASLLNCMIDSGCKPEVASSPHLRSHGRHTARLIYAWLVARRGLAW, from the coding sequence ATGCAGAGCATCCCCGATTACCGCCGCACGGCCGCCAGACGTCCCTGGGCCGAGTTGCCGGCAGTCCTGCAGTTGCGGCTCCGTACATATCTGGGCGGCAGCATCACATCGGTGCAGCCGGCGGGCGGCGGCTTCACGCCCGGTTTCGCCGCGGTTCTCGGGAACGACGCCGGGGTGCGCGTCTTCGTGAAGGCGGCACCGGCGTCGGACACTGTCACTTACCGGTCATACGTGCGCGAATCGCAGGTGGTGCCCTTGATGCCTGCGGGCATGCCCATGCCGGCGCTGCTTGCCGCCGAATGCCTGGCGGCGGAGGGCACCGACTGGCAGCTGCTCGTTTATGAGGCGGTGGACGGACGCATGCCCGGCCAGCCGTGGACCAGCGCGGACCTGCTCGCCGTCGAGGACTCCTGCAACACCGCCGCCGGCCTCCTGGCGAACTTCCCGCAGGATGCTGCCGGCCGTCCCGTTGCAGAAGACATGGCCCGGATACCCTCCGCTTTCGAGCCGGTAGCCGAGGGCGGTCCGGCTCCGTGGTTCCTGCCGACGCTGAGTGCCGAACAGGCACGGACGTTTTCGGGACTGCTGGAACTGTGTCCCGAGGCCCTGGCAGGTGATGCAGTCCTTCACGGAGACCTGCGCCCGGACAATATCCTGATCAGCTCCGGGCAGGCACTGTTCTGCGACTGGAATTTCCTCGGGACCGGCGCTCCCTGGCTGGACTGGGTCGGGGTACTTCCTTACGTGCGTGGTGACGGGTTCGACGTCGACGCCGAACTCCGGCGGTCGGCGCTTACCCGGGACGTCCCAGCTGACCATATTGACGCGTGGCTGGCGTCGCTGCTCAACTGCATGATCGACTCGGGCTGCAAGCCCGAGGTGGCATCAAGCCCGCACCTGCGCAGCCACGGGAGGCATACGGCACGGCTGATCTACGCCTGGCTGGTCGCCCGGCGCGGGCTGGCGTGGTGA
- a CDS encoding alpha/beta fold hydrolase, whose amino-acid sequence MSGTAARSSLTPSGAPAPFSRKAAVRSFSVYGTEQVCRDFAPVTEDDAGLPPIFMVHGFRGDHHGLLRVVEALPRHRVLVPDLPGFGAGAALPGPHDVPAYTAFVREALADLGLGADTVLLGHSFGSIIAAHLAAQSPELISELVLVNPICEPALEGPKGITSKAAELYYRLAAALPEKSGMALLRSPVIVRGMSMLMAKTKDPGLRRWIHAQHDAYFSAFANRRVVLDAFRASISATVRDVAAQLSMPVLLIAAEQDDIGSVRGQRLLADRIPDAELQMLPGVGHLVHYEKPAEAADKIEDFLSRRHV is encoded by the coding sequence ATGTCCGGTACTGCAGCGCGGAGTTCGTTGACGCCGTCGGGCGCCCCTGCGCCTTTCTCCCGCAAGGCCGCAGTACGGTCCTTTTCCGTGTACGGCACCGAGCAGGTCTGCCGGGACTTCGCGCCGGTAACGGAGGACGACGCCGGCCTGCCGCCGATCTTCATGGTCCACGGGTTCCGCGGCGACCACCACGGACTGCTGCGGGTTGTCGAAGCACTCCCCCGCCACCGTGTCCTGGTGCCTGACCTTCCCGGTTTCGGCGCCGGAGCCGCCCTTCCCGGCCCGCACGATGTCCCCGCCTACACCGCATTTGTCCGCGAAGCACTGGCGGACCTGGGTCTGGGTGCGGACACCGTCCTGCTCGGCCACTCCTTCGGCTCCATCATTGCCGCGCACCTGGCGGCCCAGTCGCCGGAGCTGATCAGTGAGCTGGTGCTCGTCAACCCGATCTGCGAGCCTGCACTGGAGGGTCCCAAGGGGATCACCAGCAAGGCGGCTGAACTCTACTATCGGCTGGCGGCGGCACTGCCGGAGAAATCCGGCATGGCACTGCTCCGCAGCCCGGTCATTGTCCGGGGCATGAGCATGCTGATGGCAAAGACGAAGGACCCGGGCCTGCGCCGCTGGATCCATGCCCAGCACGATGCGTACTTCAGCGCCTTCGCGAACCGCCGGGTGGTCCTGGATGCCTTCCGGGCATCCATTTCGGCCACGGTGCGCGACGTCGCCGCGCAGCTTTCCATGCCGGTGCTGCTGATCGCGGCGGAACAGGACGACATCGGATCGGTTCGGGGACAGCGCCTGCTTGCGGATCGGATCCCCGACGCGGAACTGCAGATGCTCCCCGGTGTCGGCCACCTGGTGCACTATGAAAAGCCGGCTGAGGCAGCCGACAAGATCGAGGATTTCCTGTCGCGGAGGCATGTATGA
- a CDS encoding HNH endonuclease, giving the protein MFEYLPSVDHHRRGPLEAQSAVFDAWVEYLAAEFEPNSLPTPEGSVSEIASDSELIDQLRALEELKGAAAAAQARIAAAFDASQRSKQKHAGLRKEELGRGVASQIALARRESANKGGRLLGLAKALTSEMPYTMQALSFGKISEWRATLLVRETACLSLEDRRQVDEEVAGDAGLLESLGDRQIIARAKAAAYRLDPRAAVNRAAKAASERFVSCRPAPDTMTYLTGLLPVAQGVGVYTALSHEADRLRAAGDSRGRGQIMADTLVERVTGLGDAGSTKVEIQLVMTDRTLLAGDSEPALVPGYGPVPAQWARDLVRRRSRRGPSRRHQSSRGRTKDQAMGGSDKHAEHWVRRLYTAPDTGELVAMDSRARLFPKSLARFIAARDTACRMPWCGAPIRHLDHIRPHNRGGPTSASNGQGLCEACNHAKEAPGWRAEPVRRSSPEAEADAGINAGPGRPVDTATAGHTVDTTTPTGHTYRSTAPPLPGTALPGTALPGALPRLARPQDHPAHLQENPTPPLARPPARSPDSPVEACIADFVWAA; this is encoded by the coding sequence ATGTTCGAATATCTGCCATCGGTTGATCATCATCGGAGGGGCCCGCTGGAGGCCCAATCCGCAGTGTTTGACGCCTGGGTGGAGTACTTGGCAGCTGAGTTCGAACCTAACTCCCTTCCGACGCCGGAGGGCTCAGTTTCGGAAATCGCATCGGATTCGGAACTGATCGACCAACTGCGGGCGCTTGAGGAACTGAAGGGTGCCGCTGCCGCAGCGCAGGCACGGATCGCAGCGGCATTCGACGCCTCACAGCGGAGCAAGCAGAAACACGCCGGCCTGCGGAAGGAAGAGTTGGGGCGAGGGGTAGCTTCACAGATCGCACTGGCCCGGCGGGAATCCGCCAACAAGGGCGGACGGCTGCTCGGCTTGGCAAAAGCCCTGACCTCGGAGATGCCGTACACAATGCAGGCTCTGTCCTTCGGAAAGATCAGCGAATGGCGGGCCACACTCCTGGTGCGCGAGACAGCTTGCCTCTCCCTCGAAGACCGGCGGCAAGTGGATGAAGAAGTGGCAGGTGATGCCGGCCTGCTGGAGTCCCTGGGCGACCGGCAAATCATCGCCCGCGCCAAGGCTGCCGCATACCGATTGGACCCGCGGGCGGCAGTGAACCGCGCCGCGAAAGCAGCCTCTGAACGGTTTGTCTCCTGCCGTCCGGCGCCGGACACCATGACGTATCTCACCGGATTACTGCCCGTGGCACAGGGAGTGGGCGTCTACACAGCCCTCTCTCACGAGGCTGACCGGCTACGCGCCGCCGGCGACTCAAGGGGGCGGGGCCAGATCATGGCGGACACCCTGGTGGAACGGGTCACCGGGCTGGGAGATGCGGGCTCGACGAAGGTGGAGATCCAGCTGGTAATGACCGACCGGACCTTACTGGCAGGCGATTCGGAACCGGCGCTGGTACCCGGGTACGGTCCGGTGCCGGCGCAGTGGGCTAGGGATCTGGTTCGGCGCCGGAGCCGGCGGGGCCCGAGCAGACGGCACCAGAGCAGCCGGGGCCGGACTAAGGACCAAGCCATGGGCGGCTCCGACAAGCACGCGGAACACTGGGTCCGGAGGCTGTACACGGCTCCGGACACCGGAGAGCTGGTGGCGATGGATTCCCGCGCACGGCTGTTTCCCAAGTCCCTGGCACGGTTCATCGCGGCCCGGGATACTGCCTGCCGAATGCCCTGGTGCGGAGCACCAATCCGCCATCTGGACCATATCCGCCCTCACAACCGCGGCGGACCCACCAGTGCATCCAACGGGCAGGGACTATGCGAGGCATGTAACCATGCAAAGGAAGCGCCCGGGTGGCGTGCAGAACCAGTCCGAAGGAGCAGCCCGGAGGCCGAAGCAGACGCCGGCATCAACGCGGGACCCGGACGCCCGGTAGACACAGCGACCGCAGGACACACGGTGGACACGACGACGCCGACCGGCCACACGTATCGTTCCACCGCTCCGCCCCTGCCCGGGACGGCATTGCCCGGGACTGCTTTACCAGGGGCGCTACCGCGGCTGGCACGTCCGCAAGACCACCCGGCTCACCTGCAAGAGAACCCGACGCCTCCCCTGGCCCGTCCCCCGGCGCGTTCGCCGGACTCCCCCGTTGAAGCATGCATAGCGGATTTTGTCTGGGCCGCCTAA
- a CDS encoding glycosyltransferase family 4 protein has protein sequence MRLAVDARFTRTDHHDGISRYGASLIEAVSRHADVVMLISDERQLGLLPDLPWVKVNSPLSPAELFVAFRINRLGADAVFCPMQTMGSWGRKYPLILTLHDLIYYQNPTPPSFLPPAVRWLWRLYHLAYWPQRLLLDRADVVATISGTTRELMSRHRLTKRPVRIVANAPQAGAVPRDPDAKAEASLLYMGSFMPYKNVETIIRGMEYLPDFTLHLLSRISDARRSELEALIPAGARVRFHNGVTDEEYDALLRRTTALVTLSKAEGYGLPVIEAMAVGTPVIASDIPIFREVSGGAAVLVDPDDPSAFAGAVRQLGEPGRWQKASDAGVQRAADYSWGASATQLMETAGEAVRLFPGRRRRR, from the coding sequence ATGCGCCTGGCCGTAGACGCACGGTTTACCCGCACAGACCACCACGACGGCATCAGCCGCTACGGCGCCAGCCTGATCGAGGCGGTGAGCCGGCACGCCGACGTCGTGATGCTGATTTCGGACGAACGCCAGCTGGGCCTGCTCCCGGACCTGCCGTGGGTGAAGGTCAACAGCCCGCTTTCCCCCGCGGAACTGTTCGTGGCTTTCCGGATCAACCGGCTGGGTGCCGACGCGGTTTTCTGCCCGATGCAGACCATGGGCAGCTGGGGCCGGAAGTATCCGCTGATCCTGACCCTGCATGACCTGATCTATTACCAGAACCCGACGCCGCCGTCGTTCCTTCCGCCGGCGGTTCGCTGGCTGTGGCGGCTGTACCATCTGGCCTACTGGCCGCAGCGGCTGCTGCTGGACAGGGCCGACGTCGTTGCCACCATCAGCGGGACTACGCGGGAGCTGATGTCCCGCCACCGGTTGACGAAACGCCCCGTCCGGATAGTGGCCAACGCACCCCAGGCGGGTGCCGTGCCGCGGGACCCGGATGCGAAGGCCGAGGCGTCGCTGCTGTATATGGGGTCCTTCATGCCGTACAAGAACGTGGAGACCATCATCCGCGGCATGGAATACCTGCCCGACTTCACGCTGCACCTGCTGAGCCGGATCTCCGATGCGCGGCGAAGCGAGCTTGAGGCGCTGATTCCCGCCGGAGCGCGCGTGAGGTTCCACAACGGGGTCACCGATGAGGAGTATGACGCCCTCCTGCGACGCACCACGGCCCTGGTAACGCTGTCGAAAGCCGAGGGCTACGGGCTGCCGGTGATCGAGGCAATGGCCGTGGGCACACCGGTGATTGCCAGTGACATTCCGATTTTCCGCGAGGTTTCCGGCGGTGCGGCGGTGCTGGTGGATCCGGATGATCCGTCCGCCTTCGCCGGGGCCGTACGGCAGCTTGGCGAGCCCGGGCGCTGGCAGAAGGCGTCCGACGCCGGCGTGCAGCGGGCCGCCGACTACAGCTGGGGTGCCTCTGCCACCCAGCTCATGGAAACGGCCGGGGAGGCTGTCCGCCTGTTCCCCGGCCGCCGCCGTCGTCGTTGA
- a CDS encoding MarR family winged helix-turn-helix transcriptional regulator, with protein sequence MNESLQRQVCFSLYSASRAATALYRPMLEEMGLTYPQYLVMSLLWEKDAQSVRDLGEALDLDSGTLSPLLKRLEAADLVQRRRAVEDERRVRINLTDAGRALQNDARNLPDRLAASAGLAPQDLQSLQDTLAKVTAALRQAAAK encoded by the coding sequence ATGAACGAATCCCTACAGCGGCAGGTGTGCTTCTCGCTGTACTCCGCCTCCCGGGCGGCTACGGCCCTCTATCGTCCGATGCTTGAAGAGATGGGGCTGACCTACCCGCAGTACCTGGTGATGTCGCTGCTCTGGGAGAAAGACGCCCAAAGCGTCCGGGACCTGGGCGAGGCACTGGACCTGGACTCCGGCACGCTTTCGCCGCTGCTCAAGCGGCTGGAGGCAGCGGACCTGGTGCAGCGGCGTCGTGCCGTCGAGGACGAGAGGCGCGTCCGTATCAACCTCACGGATGCCGGACGCGCACTTCAAAATGACGCCAGGAACCTGCCGGACCGGCTCGCAGCCTCCGCCGGACTGGCACCGCAGGACCTGCAGAGCCTGCAGGACACACTCGCCAAGGTTACTGCCGCACTGCGGCAGGCCGCGGCGAAGTGA
- a CDS encoding NADP-dependent oxidoreductase, with protein sequence MSSYPETGREIQLASRPDGWPTEQNFRLAEVPVPELQEGQVLVRNLHMSVDPYMRGRMNDAKSYVPPFRLDEALEGGAVGEVVESRSPDHKPGDKVLHGLGWRDYAVLDGRRARVIDTDAAPASAYLGVLGMTGQTAYAGLTKVAEFKEGDVVFVSGAAGAVGSLVGQIAKAMGAKKVIGSAGSAEKVQRLLDLGFDEAFNYHDGPVKDSLKKAAGADGIDVYFDNVGGEHLEAALSVMNKFGRIAMCGAISQYNDAPVGPRNLAIAIGKEITLRGFLVGSYNQYADEFAALMTRWMQDGLVRYDETFVDGLENSPQAFIDLMKGANKGKMIVNLGK encoded by the coding sequence ATGAGCAGTTACCCCGAAACCGGCCGCGAAATCCAGCTTGCTTCCCGCCCCGACGGGTGGCCGACGGAGCAGAACTTCCGTCTGGCGGAGGTACCGGTACCCGAACTGCAGGAGGGCCAGGTCCTGGTCCGCAACCTGCACATGTCCGTGGACCCGTATATGCGCGGCCGGATGAATGACGCGAAGTCCTATGTACCGCCGTTCCGGCTCGACGAAGCGCTGGAGGGCGGCGCCGTCGGTGAAGTCGTGGAGTCACGCTCACCGGACCACAAGCCGGGGGACAAGGTACTGCACGGCCTCGGCTGGCGCGACTATGCCGTCCTTGACGGGCGCCGTGCACGTGTCATCGATACGGACGCCGCTCCGGCCAGCGCGTACCTCGGGGTGCTGGGCATGACCGGCCAGACCGCCTATGCCGGCCTGACCAAGGTGGCGGAATTCAAGGAAGGCGACGTCGTCTTCGTCTCGGGAGCCGCGGGCGCCGTGGGTTCGCTGGTCGGGCAGATCGCAAAGGCCATGGGTGCCAAGAAGGTCATCGGCAGTGCCGGTTCCGCCGAAAAGGTCCAGCGGCTGCTCGACCTGGGCTTCGACGAAGCGTTCAACTACCACGACGGTCCCGTGAAGGATTCGCTGAAGAAGGCTGCCGGGGCCGACGGCATTGACGTCTACTTCGACAACGTGGGCGGCGAGCACCTGGAAGCGGCCCTGTCGGTGATGAACAAGTTCGGGCGGATCGCCATGTGCGGCGCCATTTCGCAGTACAACGATGCGCCTGTCGGCCCGCGGAACCTGGCCATTGCCATCGGCAAGGAAATCACGCTCCGGGGGTTCCTGGTGGGCAGCTACAACCAGTACGCGGACGAGTTCGCCGCGCTGATGACCCGCTGGATGCAGGACGGCCTGGTCCGCTATGACGAGACGTTCGTGGACGGACTCGAAAACTCCCCGCAGGCCTTCATTGACCTGATGAAGGGTGCCAACAAGGGCAAGATGATCGTGAACCTGGGCAAGTAG
- a CDS encoding aldo/keto reductase, translating to MQPAARVPLNNGVMMDQVGFGTYKIPADDAARLCLEALGAGYRHLDTAALYGNEAGVGEAVNTFVRANEAERSDIFVTSKVWNTDQGYDSTLRAFDASLSRLGLDYLDLYLIHWPCPQRGQFVDTYRALEELYAAGRVRAIGVSNFQPGHLHQLLDATGIVPAVNQIELHPWLAQEELRQLHQRLGIRTAAWSPLGRGAVLADPVVVRIAAELGRTPAQVILRWHLDLGNIVIPKASSPERIAGNLDLYSFELTDDHRTALNGLDRGQRSGSNPDEVN from the coding sequence ATGCAGCCTGCAGCTCGAGTTCCGCTCAATAACGGCGTCATGATGGATCAGGTCGGCTTCGGCACCTACAAGATCCCGGCCGACGACGCCGCCCGGCTGTGCCTTGAGGCGCTCGGGGCAGGCTACCGGCACCTCGATACGGCGGCCCTGTACGGCAATGAAGCCGGGGTGGGAGAGGCCGTGAACACCTTCGTCCGCGCGAACGAAGCCGAGCGCAGCGACATTTTCGTTACCTCGAAGGTCTGGAACACCGACCAGGGCTACGACTCCACTCTGCGTGCCTTTGATGCGTCCCTCTCCCGGCTGGGCCTGGACTACTTGGATCTATACCTCATCCACTGGCCGTGCCCGCAGCGGGGGCAGTTCGTCGACACGTACCGGGCGTTGGAGGAGCTCTACGCCGCAGGCCGGGTCCGTGCCATCGGCGTCTCCAATTTCCAGCCCGGCCATCTGCATCAGCTGCTGGACGCGACCGGAATTGTCCCGGCGGTAAACCAGATTGAACTGCACCCGTGGCTGGCACAGGAGGAACTGCGGCAGCTGCACCAGCGGCTCGGAATCCGAACGGCTGCGTGGAGTCCGCTGGGCCGCGGTGCAGTCCTCGCGGACCCGGTAGTTGTGCGGATTGCCGCTGAACTCGGCCGCACCCCCGCGCAGGTGATCCTCCGCTGGCACCTGGACCTCGGCAACATCGTTATCCCCAAGGCCAGCAGTCCGGAGCGGATTGCCGGAAACCTGGACCTGTACTCCTTCGAGCTGACCGACGATCACCGGACGGCGTTGAACGGACTGGACCGGGGCCAGCGGTCCGGATCGAATCCCGACGAGGTGAACTGA